The Nicotiana tabacum cultivar K326 chromosome 14, ASM71507v2, whole genome shotgun sequence genome contains a region encoding:
- the LOC107790660 gene encoding putative calcium-binding protein CML22 isoform X1, which translates to MKDSVGSAQSCPVLKLLSNKVGNILCFRNAPKKYRRLDAKLETKMIELKRSSSGQTNFRSINSIILKFPQFREGLKEIKAVFEQFDEDSNGTIDREELKKCVKKLQFHVKEEEINDLFHSCDVDENEGIQFNEFIVLLCLIYLLTDSSSSSRNTPKIGSPELEATFNTIVEAFLFLDKNGDGKLHKKEVVKALNDDCPSEKSPSHVTRIRFKEMDWDRSGKVSFRQFLFAFLDWIGVNTDDENHATER; encoded by the exons ATGAAAGATTCAGTAG GCTCAGCTCAGTCATGTCCAGTACTCAAGTTATTATCCAACAAGGTCGGAAACATACTGTGTTTTCGGAATGCGCCAAAGAAGTACAGAAGATTGGATGCTAAGCTtgaaacaaaaatgatagaacTTAAGAGAAGTTCATCAGGGCAAACCAACTTCAGGTCAATCAATAGCATAATCTTGAAATTTCCTCAGTTTAGAGAGGGGTTGAAGGAGATAAAAGCCGTCTTTGAACAGTTCG ATGAAGATTCGAATGGGACTATTGACCGGGAAGAACTAAAGAAATGCGTAAAGAAACTGCAATTTCATGTTAAAGAGGAAGAAATTAATGATCTTTTCCACTCGTGTGATGTGGATGAAAACGAAGGGATTCAATTCAATGAGTTCATTGTTCTTCTATGTCTTATCTATCTCTTGACGGATTCATCCTCCTCCTCTCGCAAT ACGCCGAAGATTGGCTCACCAGAGCTAGAAGCAACATTCAATACAATAGTTGAGGCATTCTTGTTTCTTGATAAAAATGGTGATGGGAAGCTGCACAAGAAAGAAGTAGTCAAGGCATTAAACGACGATTGTCCTTCCGAGAAATCCCCTTCTCATGTCACTCGGATTCGATTCA AAGAAATGGACTGGGACAGGAGTGGCAAGGTCAGCTTCCGGCAATTTCTTTTCGCATTTCTTGATTGGATTGGTGTAAACACAGATGATGAGAATCACGCGACTGAAAGGTAG
- the LOC107790660 gene encoding putative calcium-binding protein CML22 isoform X3, with protein sequence MKDSVGSAQSCPVLKLLSNKVGNILCFRNAPKKYRRLDAKLETKMIELKRSSSGQTNFRSINSIILKFPQFREGLKEIKAVFEQFDSNGTIDREELKKCVKKLQFHVKEEEINDLFHSCDVDENEGIQFNEFIVLLCLIYLLTDSSSSSRNTPKIGSPELEATFNTIVEAFLFLDKNGDGKLHKKEVVKALNDDCPSEKSPSHVTRIRFKEMDWDRSGKVSFRQFLFAFLDWIGVNTDDENHATER encoded by the exons ATGAAAGATTCAGTAG GCTCAGCTCAGTCATGTCCAGTACTCAAGTTATTATCCAACAAGGTCGGAAACATACTGTGTTTTCGGAATGCGCCAAAGAAGTACAGAAGATTGGATGCTAAGCTtgaaacaaaaatgatagaacTTAAGAGAAGTTCATCAGGGCAAACCAACTTCAGGTCAATCAATAGCATAATCTTGAAATTTCCTCAGTTTAGAGAGGGGTTGAAGGAGATAAAAGCCGTCTTTGAACAGTTCG ATTCGAATGGGACTATTGACCGGGAAGAACTAAAGAAATGCGTAAAGAAACTGCAATTTCATGTTAAAGAGGAAGAAATTAATGATCTTTTCCACTCGTGTGATGTGGATGAAAACGAAGGGATTCAATTCAATGAGTTCATTGTTCTTCTATGTCTTATCTATCTCTTGACGGATTCATCCTCCTCCTCTCGCAAT ACGCCGAAGATTGGCTCACCAGAGCTAGAAGCAACATTCAATACAATAGTTGAGGCATTCTTGTTTCTTGATAAAAATGGTGATGGGAAGCTGCACAAGAAAGAAGTAGTCAAGGCATTAAACGACGATTGTCCTTCCGAGAAATCCCCTTCTCATGTCACTCGGATTCGATTCA AAGAAATGGACTGGGACAGGAGTGGCAAGGTCAGCTTCCGGCAATTTCTTTTCGCATTTCTTGATTGGATTGGTGTAAACACAGATGATGAGAATCACGCGACTGAAAGGTAG
- the LOC107790659 gene encoding receptor like protein kinase S.2-like: MELKRLCFVLPTEIDEIDKIDQKQQVVHKPKEKNESCSKRSCGAQILDFFQESLSKLVDSKWTTCCHQDFGKNQFSGVFHDTEGMQLGEKGGGDHNHNHNPRIFSYSELFIGSNGFSEDEVLGSGGFGKVFRAVLPSDGTVVAVKCLAEKGEKFEKTFAAELVAVAHLRHRNLVRLRGWCVYDDQLFLVYDYMPNRSLDRILFRKQDNTGSPVLDFERRKKIVNGLAAALFYLHEQLETQIIHRDVKTSNVMLDSHFNARLGDFGLARWLEHELEYQTRTPSMKNQQFRLAETTRIGGTIGYLPPESFQKKGFATAKSDVFSFGIVVLEIVSGRRALDLASPDDQIILLDYIRRLSDEKMALQAGDSRLIDGSYKLSDMERLIHIGLLCTLQEPQSRPNMKWIVEALSGHIYGKLPDLPCFKSHPLYISLSSPSNSTTSNTITTRSSVTTSSSATPGFNSTVFITATGETMYLSAESGSSQNESGNSSSRRQSSNFLMVETPREIAFKEIVAATNNFSDSRRVAEIDFGTAYHGFLDNNQHILVKRLGMKTCPALRVRFSNELQNLGRLRHRNLVQLRGWCTEQGEMLVVYDYSQSRLLSHLLFHQNPRNNATIIKWRNRYNIVKSLASAIRYLHEEWDEQVIHRCITSSAIILDPDMNPRLGCFALAEFLTRNENGHHVVVDKNTSIRGIFGYMSPEHMDSGEATTMADVYSFGVVLLEVVSGQKAVDFRQPEALLVNRVHEFEVQKRPYEQLADWRLNGNFNSRELVRLVKLGMACTKSDPESRPSMRQIVNILDGHDKCLLENGRKKEKPEEWRTRNASALSLVRRIQALGIQ, encoded by the coding sequence ATGGAACTCAAACGCCTTTGCTTTGTTTTGCCTACAGAAATTGATGAAATTGACAAAATTGATCAAAAACAACAAGTTGTACACAAaccaaaggaaaaaaatgagtcTTGTTCTAAAAGAAGTTGTGGGGCTCAAATTCTTGATTTTTTTCAAGAATCGTTGTCGAAATTAGTTGATTCCAAATGGACAACTTGTTGTCATCAAGATTTTGGAAAAAACCAATTTTCTGGTGTTTTTCATGATACAGAAGGTATGCAATTAGGTGAAAAAGGTGGTGGTGATCATAATCATAATCATAATCCAAGGATTTTCAGCTATTCTGAGCTGTTTATAGGATCCAATGGATTTAGTGAAGATGAAGTTTTAGGAAGTGGTGGATTTGGGAAGGTTTTTAGAGCTGTTTTACCAAGTGATGGAACAGTTGTTGCTGTGAAATGTTTAGCTGAAAAAGGTGAGAAATTTGAGAAAACATTTGCTGCTGAATTAGTAGCCGTTGCTCATCTTCGCCATCGGAATCTTGTAAGGCTAAGAGGATGGTGTGTATATGATGATCAACTGTTTCTTGTGTATGATTATATGCCTAATAGAAGCCTTGATCGGATTTTGTTCCGAAAACAGGACAATACAGGGTCCCCTGTTCTTGATTTTGAACGTCGAAAAAAGATAGTTAATGGTTTAGCAGCTGCACTGTTTTATCTGCATGAACAATTGGAGACTCAAATCATTCATAGAGATGTTAAGACAAGTAATGTGATGCTTGATTCCCATTTCAACGCGCGTCTTGGCGATTTTGGCTTAGCTAGGTGGCTTGAACATGAACTCGAGTATCAAACGAGGACGCCTTCAATGAAAAACCAGCAGTTTAGATTGGCTGAGACAACAAGAATTGGTGGAACTATAGGGTACTTACCTCCTGAAAGTTTTCAGAAAAAAGGTTTTGCAACTGCAAAATCTGATGTCTTTAGCTTTGGGATTGTTGTTCTTGAGATTGTCTCGGGTAGGCGCGCTCTTGATCTGGCGTCCCCGGATGATCAAATCATTCTTCTTGATTATATCAGGAGACTATCTGATGAAAAAATGGCTTTACAAGCTGGAGATAGTAGACTTATTGATGGTTCTTATAAGCTTTCTGATATGGAGAGGCTAATACATATTGGTCTTCTTTGTACACTACAAGAACCTCAATCAAGGCCTAATATGAAGTGGATTGTCGAAGCACTTTCTGGTCATATTTATGGTAAATTGCCTGATCTTCCTTGTTTTAAGTCACACCCTCTTTATATCTCATTGTCATCTCCAAGCAATAGTACAACTAGCAACACAATCACCACAAGGTCTAGTGTCACAACCAGTAGCAGCGCGACGCCCGGTTTCAACTCCACTGTCTTCATTACAGCCACAGGAGAAACTATGTATCTTAGTGCTGAGAGTGGAAGCAGTCAGAATGAGTCTGGAAATAGTAGCAGCAGACGCCAATCGAGTAATTTCTTGATGGTTGAAACTCCGAGGGAGATCGCATTTAAGGAGATTGTGGCTGCGACGAATAACTTTTCAGATTCAAGAAGAGTTGCTGAGATTGATTTTGGAACTGCTTACCATGGTTTCCTTGACAACAACCAGCATATCCTAGTGAAAAGACTAGGAATGAAGACATGTCCTGCTTTAAGAGTGAGGTTCTCGAATGAGCTTCAGAATTTGGGACGACTACGCCACAGAAACCTTGTCCAACTCCGCGGATGGTGCACTGAGCAAGGTGAAATGCTTGTTGTTTATGATTACTCCCAAAGTCGTCTTCTAAGTCACCTCCTTTTCCATCAGAATCCTAGGAACAATGCCACCATCATAAAATGGCGAAATCGGTATAACATTGTTAAATCGCTTGCCTCAGCGATTCGATATCTGCATGAGGAATGGGATGAACAGGTCATACACAGATGCATCACATCATCTGCCATCATTCTTGATCCAGATATGAACCCAAGGCTTGGCTGCTTTGCTCTTGCTGAGTTCTTGACTCGGAATGAGAATGGCCATCATGTTGTTGTTGATAAAAATACCTCTATTAGAGGAATTTTCGGTTACATGTCACCGGAGCATATGGATTCTGGTGAAGCAACAACAATGGCTGATGTTTATAGCTTTGGTGTAGTGCTTCTTGAGGTAGTTAGTGGTCAGAAGGCAGTAGATTTCCGCCAGCCTGAGGCTCTATTGGTTAATAGAGTACACGAATTTGAGGTCCAGAAAAGGCCATATGAACAATTGGCAGATTGGAGGTTGAATGGAAACTTTAACTCAAGGGAACTGGTGAGGCTAGTCAAATTAGGAATGGCTTGTACAAAATCTGACCCCGAATCAAGACCGAGCATGAGGCAGATAGTGAACATTCTCGACGGACATGATAAATGTTTACTGGAAAATGGACGAAAGAAGGAGAAACCGGAAGAATGGAGAACAAGAAATGCTTCTGCTCTTTCCCTTGTCAGGAGAATTCAAGCTCTTGGTATACAATGA
- the LOC107790660 gene encoding putative calcium-binding protein CML22 isoform X4, producing the protein MQGSAQSCPVLKLLSNKVGNILCFRNAPKKYRRLDAKLETKMIELKRSSSGQTNFRSINSIILKFPQFREGLKEIKAVFEQFDEDSNGTIDREELKKCVKKLQFHVKEEEINDLFHSCDVDENEGIQFNEFIVLLCLIYLLTDSSSSSRNTPKIGSPELEATFNTIVEAFLFLDKNGDGKLHKKEVVKALNDDCPSEKSPSHVTRIRFKEMDWDRSGKVSFRQFLFAFLDWIGVNTDDENHATER; encoded by the exons atgcagg GCTCAGCTCAGTCATGTCCAGTACTCAAGTTATTATCCAACAAGGTCGGAAACATACTGTGTTTTCGGAATGCGCCAAAGAAGTACAGAAGATTGGATGCTAAGCTtgaaacaaaaatgatagaacTTAAGAGAAGTTCATCAGGGCAAACCAACTTCAGGTCAATCAATAGCATAATCTTGAAATTTCCTCAGTTTAGAGAGGGGTTGAAGGAGATAAAAGCCGTCTTTGAACAGTTCG ATGAAGATTCGAATGGGACTATTGACCGGGAAGAACTAAAGAAATGCGTAAAGAAACTGCAATTTCATGTTAAAGAGGAAGAAATTAATGATCTTTTCCACTCGTGTGATGTGGATGAAAACGAAGGGATTCAATTCAATGAGTTCATTGTTCTTCTATGTCTTATCTATCTCTTGACGGATTCATCCTCCTCCTCTCGCAAT ACGCCGAAGATTGGCTCACCAGAGCTAGAAGCAACATTCAATACAATAGTTGAGGCATTCTTGTTTCTTGATAAAAATGGTGATGGGAAGCTGCACAAGAAAGAAGTAGTCAAGGCATTAAACGACGATTGTCCTTCCGAGAAATCCCCTTCTCATGTCACTCGGATTCGATTCA AAGAAATGGACTGGGACAGGAGTGGCAAGGTCAGCTTCCGGCAATTTCTTTTCGCATTTCTTGATTGGATTGGTGTAAACACAGATGATGAGAATCACGCGACTGAAAGGTAG
- the LOC107790660 gene encoding putative calcium-binding protein CML22 isoform X2 — MKDSVAQSCPVLKLLSNKVGNILCFRNAPKKYRRLDAKLETKMIELKRSSSGQTNFRSINSIILKFPQFREGLKEIKAVFEQFDEDSNGTIDREELKKCVKKLQFHVKEEEINDLFHSCDVDENEGIQFNEFIVLLCLIYLLTDSSSSSRNTPKIGSPELEATFNTIVEAFLFLDKNGDGKLHKKEVVKALNDDCPSEKSPSHVTRIRFKEMDWDRSGKVSFRQFLFAFLDWIGVNTDDENHATER, encoded by the exons ATGAAAGATTCAGTAG CTCAGTCATGTCCAGTACTCAAGTTATTATCCAACAAGGTCGGAAACATACTGTGTTTTCGGAATGCGCCAAAGAAGTACAGAAGATTGGATGCTAAGCTtgaaacaaaaatgatagaacTTAAGAGAAGTTCATCAGGGCAAACCAACTTCAGGTCAATCAATAGCATAATCTTGAAATTTCCTCAGTTTAGAGAGGGGTTGAAGGAGATAAAAGCCGTCTTTGAACAGTTCG ATGAAGATTCGAATGGGACTATTGACCGGGAAGAACTAAAGAAATGCGTAAAGAAACTGCAATTTCATGTTAAAGAGGAAGAAATTAATGATCTTTTCCACTCGTGTGATGTGGATGAAAACGAAGGGATTCAATTCAATGAGTTCATTGTTCTTCTATGTCTTATCTATCTCTTGACGGATTCATCCTCCTCCTCTCGCAAT ACGCCGAAGATTGGCTCACCAGAGCTAGAAGCAACATTCAATACAATAGTTGAGGCATTCTTGTTTCTTGATAAAAATGGTGATGGGAAGCTGCACAAGAAAGAAGTAGTCAAGGCATTAAACGACGATTGTCCTTCCGAGAAATCCCCTTCTCATGTCACTCGGATTCGATTCA AAGAAATGGACTGGGACAGGAGTGGCAAGGTCAGCTTCCGGCAATTTCTTTTCGCATTTCTTGATTGGATTGGTGTAAACACAGATGATGAGAATCACGCGACTGAAAGGTAG